A single Campylobacter concisus DNA region contains:
- a CDS encoding lysophospholipid acyltransferase family protein — MASCKFKNIFEKLATSIGVFFIYILMWLIFLTCKKSYTPNFLPQNSCVVVFWHGRLSFMSFAYRQWWSRQNRKQGKVIISDHKDGELITKIIKFFGIGTIRGSSSKGGARALIEALREIKQGHDVIITPDGPRGPRHSVADGAAAIAQKSSCEIYALNFEANSFWEFKSWDKMILPKPFSTINFSLSAPFSVENLEQKEAKEKIQNELWQASQNDGGKSILQNQEDFRSNLKIWWKKYAHKNPQISDEIKEILDEIYEK, encoded by the coding sequence ATGGCGAGCTGCAAATTTAAAAATATCTTTGAAAAGCTCGCCACAAGCATTGGTGTCTTTTTCATCTATATTTTAATGTGGCTCATTTTCCTAACCTGCAAAAAGAGCTACACTCCAAATTTCTTACCACAAAATAGCTGCGTAGTCGTCTTTTGGCACGGCAGACTTAGCTTCATGAGCTTTGCTTACAGGCAGTGGTGGAGCAGACAAAATAGAAAACAAGGCAAAGTGATAATCAGCGACCACAAAGATGGCGAACTAATCACTAAAATAATCAAATTTTTTGGCATCGGTACCATTAGGGGTAGTAGCTCAAAAGGCGGCGCAAGGGCGCTTATAGAAGCCTTAAGAGAAATAAAGCAAGGCCACGACGTCATCATTACGCCAGATGGCCCAAGAGGACCAAGACACAGCGTAGCAGACGGAGCCGCGGCAATCGCACAAAAGTCATCTTGCGAAATTTATGCTCTAAATTTTGAAGCAAACTCATTTTGGGAGTTTAAAAGCTGGGACAAGATGATACTTCCAAAGCCATTTTCAACTATAAATTTTAGCCTCTCAGCTCCTTTTAGTGTGGAAAATTTGGAGCAAAAAGAGGCAAAAGAAAAGATACAAAATGAGCTTTGGCAAGCCTCACAAAATGACGGCGGAAAGAGCATTTTGCAAAACCAAGAGGATTTTAGATCAAATTTAAAAATTTGGTGGAAAAAGTACGCACATAAAAATCCGCAAATAAGCGATGAGATAAAAGAAATTTTGGACGAAATTTATGAAAAATAA